From a region of the Methylomonas rapida genome:
- the mutL gene encoding DNA mismatch repair endonuclease MutL, which yields MRIHALPTQLVNQIAAGEVVERPASVVKELVENCFDAGATQIHIDIEQGGIKQIKIRDNGCGIVKDDLPLALSRHATSKIASLDDLEHVISMGFRGEALPSISSVARLTLISRTADADCAWQVSADGTEQNFDPQPDPHPPGTTVDVRDLFYNTPARRKFLKAEKTEFGHIENLIQKLALSRFDVGFLLQHNQREVLNLKPAATEQDQEKRIAAICGSSFVDNAIKIDYAASGLHLHGWVGLPTFSRSQQDMQFFYVNGRLIKDRLVAHAVKQAYQDVLYHGRHPVFVLYLELDPALVDVNAHPTKLEVRFREGRMVHDFLFQALHRCLAEQRPGRQAAHAIEVQPASVPELRKPATAMNPTPNEQLSLPMNLIEEQASVEVHTTVDTVQKPMPVISNVQPGGQGFSYAQKAAMRSNIEDQIQAYGKLFPKTENKPTDAAMPPLGFALAHIHNIYILAETANGIILVDAHAAHERVTYERLKQHYHNRVIVSQPLLLPIKLQVTAAEADLAEQEHEFFQTLGFELNRSGPETVILRSTPALLAKTDVDQLIRDILADMLTHGFSHKAEQAINTILATMACHGSVRAKRKLSIEEMNALLRDMEQTERIGQCNHGRPTWVALSHQDLDRFFMRGQ from the coding sequence ATGCGGATTCATGCCTTACCCACACAATTAGTCAATCAAATCGCCGCCGGCGAGGTCGTCGAGCGGCCGGCTTCGGTGGTCAAGGAATTGGTGGAGAACTGTTTTGATGCGGGCGCCACCCAGATCCATATCGACATCGAACAAGGCGGCATCAAGCAAATCAAGATTCGCGACAACGGTTGCGGCATCGTCAAGGACGATTTGCCCTTGGCCTTATCCCGCCATGCCACCAGCAAAATTGCATCACTGGATGATCTCGAGCATGTGATTAGCATGGGTTTTCGCGGCGAAGCCTTGCCCAGTATCAGTTCGGTGGCGCGGCTGACATTGATTTCCCGCACTGCGGATGCCGATTGCGCCTGGCAAGTCAGCGCCGATGGCACCGAACAAAACTTCGATCCACAGCCTGATCCACATCCACCCGGCACGACCGTCGACGTGCGCGACTTGTTTTACAACACGCCGGCTCGCCGCAAGTTTCTGAAAGCGGAAAAAACCGAATTCGGCCATATCGAAAATCTGATTCAAAAACTGGCGCTGAGCCGCTTCGATGTTGGCTTTCTGTTGCAGCACAATCAACGTGAAGTGTTGAACTTGAAACCCGCCGCCACTGAGCAGGATCAAGAAAAACGTATCGCCGCGATTTGCGGCTCCTCGTTTGTCGACAATGCGATCAAGATCGATTATGCGGCTTCCGGCTTGCATTTGCATGGCTGGGTGGGGTTGCCGACTTTTTCCCGCAGCCAGCAGGATATGCAGTTTTTTTATGTGAACGGCCGTCTGATCAAGGACCGCTTGGTTGCGCATGCGGTCAAGCAAGCCTATCAAGACGTGCTGTATCACGGCCGGCATCCGGTGTTCGTGCTGTATCTTGAACTGGACCCTGCGCTGGTCGATGTCAACGCCCATCCCACCAAGCTGGAAGTGCGTTTCAGGGAAGGGCGCATGGTGCACGATTTCTTGTTTCAGGCTCTGCATCGGTGCCTGGCCGAGCAGCGACCGGGTCGGCAAGCGGCTCATGCTATCGAAGTTCAGCCCGCGTCAGTTCCGGAGTTGCGAAAACCGGCTACCGCAATGAATCCCACCCCGAATGAGCAACTATCCCTGCCGATGAACTTGATCGAAGAGCAAGCTTCCGTAGAGGTTCATACGACAGTGGATACGGTTCAAAAGCCAATGCCGGTAATTTCGAACGTCCAGCCTGGCGGACAGGGTTTTTCCTACGCGCAAAAAGCCGCCATGCGGTCCAATATCGAGGATCAAATTCAAGCCTACGGCAAATTGTTTCCAAAAACGGAAAACAAGCCGACGGATGCCGCGATGCCACCCTTGGGCTTTGCCTTGGCGCATATCCACAACATTTACATCCTGGCCGAGACCGCCAACGGCATCATTTTGGTGGATGCCCACGCCGCGCATGAGCGCGTGACTTACGAACGCTTGAAACAGCATTATCACAATCGCGTCATCGTCTCTCAGCCTTTGTTGTTGCCGATCAAGCTGCAAGTAACTGCTGCCGAAGCCGACTTGGCCGAACAGGAGCATGAGTTTTTCCAAACGCTGGGTTTCGAATTGAACCGCTCGGGCCCCGAGACCGTGATTTTACGCTCGACACCGGCTTTGCTGGCCAAGACCGATGTCGATCAATTGATACGCGATATTCTGGCTGACATGCTGACTCACGGTTTCAGCCACAAGGCTGAACAAGCCATCAACACGATTTTGGCAACCATGGCCTGCCATGGTTCGGTGCGCGCCAAGCGCAAGCTCAGCATCGAGGAAATGAACGCCTTGTTGCGCGACATGGAGCAGACCGAACGCATCGGTCAATGCAATCACGGTCGCCCGACCTGGGTGGCGCTGAGTCATCAAGATCTGGATCGGTTTTTCATGCGTGGGCAATAA
- the miaA gene encoding tRNA (adenosine(37)-N6)-dimethylallyltransferase MiaA, with the protein MTDAKPTAILLMGPTASGKSALAVAMAQALNGEIISVDSALVYRGMDIGTAKPTMEERGGIPHHLIDILDPSESFSTGQFRSQALALMADIVHRGKVPLLVGGTMLYFSSLTQGLATLPEADPEIRQRLDRELAELGKETLYARLTQIDPAAAARIHVNDPQRIQRALEVFEISGRPLSSFFSADQQTEQAYRYVKLIVAPEQRQTLHAKIAERFKQMLAQGFLNEVEALRARGDLHESMPSIRCVGYRQAWSYLNGEYDYGTMQEKAIAATRQLAKRQFTWLRKEQHAGHLTSDATDLLGQAMRYCRDHG; encoded by the coding sequence ATGACTGATGCTAAACCCACCGCCATCTTGTTGATGGGACCGACCGCTTCCGGCAAATCCGCGTTGGCCGTGGCGATGGCGCAAGCCTTGAACGGCGAAATCATCAGCGTCGATTCGGCTTTGGTGTATAGAGGCATGGACATCGGCACCGCCAAACCGACCATGGAAGAGCGCGGCGGCATACCGCATCATTTGATCGACATCCTCGATCCCAGCGAGTCGTTTTCCACCGGCCAATTTCGCAGTCAGGCGCTGGCATTGATGGCGGATATTGTTCATCGCGGGAAAGTGCCGTTGCTGGTTGGCGGTACGATGCTATATTTCAGCTCGCTGACGCAAGGCTTGGCAACGTTACCCGAAGCCGATCCCGAAATCAGGCAGAGGCTGGATCGAGAACTGGCGGAATTGGGTAAGGAGACCTTGTACGCCAGACTGACTCAAATTGACCCCGCCGCCGCCGCGCGGATACACGTCAACGATCCGCAGCGCATCCAACGCGCATTGGAAGTCTTTGAAATCAGCGGGCGGCCCTTGTCCAGTTTTTTCAGCGCCGATCAGCAAACTGAACAAGCTTATCGCTACGTCAAATTGATCGTTGCCCCTGAACAGCGTCAGACCTTGCATGCCAAAATCGCCGAACGTTTCAAGCAAATGTTGGCGCAAGGTTTTTTAAATGAAGTCGAAGCCCTGCGCGCGCGCGGTGATTTGCACGAGAGCATGCCGTCGATTCGCTGTGTCGGTTACCGCCAAGCATGGTCATATTTAAACGGCGAATACGACTACGGCACAATGCAAGAAAAAGCCATCGCCGCGACCCGGCAACTGGCCAAGCGTCAGTTTACCTGGCTACGGAAGGAACAACACGCTGGTCATCTGACCAGCGACGCGACTGATTTATTAGGCCAAGCCATGCGTTATTGCCGGGATCATGGATAA